From a region of the Tachysurus fulvidraco isolate hzauxx_2018 chromosome 5, HZAU_PFXX_2.0, whole genome shotgun sequence genome:
- the nat8l2 gene encoding N-acetyltransferase 8-like 2 yields the protein MHIVIRKFQPSDFEAIKTIFQDGIQEHIIPSFIFAISQPFHITLTLCFCIVGYILGGESVGLALLAGASWIGLLLYCCYEFYTGYVQLKLSTDMQDITGYYIRNPDNCFWVAEAEVNGRPLVVGMVAVEGKKLPNSNGKKYGELFRMNVSSKIRHSGVGSRLGKVVVDFCKERGFSKVTLHTSSTQKAAISLYLKMGFKLVQTHTQSESAWWIIRLIRVKILEMEKVL from the exons A TGCATATCGTGATAAGGAAATTCCAGCCGTCAGACTTTGAAGCAATCAAAACAATATTTCAAGATGGAATCCAGGAGCACATTATTCCTTCATTTATCTTTGCCATTTCCCAGCCATTCCACATTACTCTGACTCTGTGCTTCTGTATTGTGGGCTATATACTGGGTGGAGAATCGGTCGGTCTGGCACTGCTGGCTGGGGCATCCTGGATTGGCCTATTGTTGTACTGCTGCTACGAGTTCTATACTGGGTATGTACAACTGAAGCTGAGCACAGACATGCAGGACATTACAGGCTATTACATTAGAAACCCAGACAACTGCTTCTGGGTTGCAGAAGCTGAGGTGAACGGACGACCCCTGGTGGTGGGTATGGTGGCGGTAGAGGGAAAAAAGCTTCCAAATAGTAATGGGAAAAAGTATGGAGAACTTTTCCGGATGAATGTGTCATCTAAGATTCGTCACAGTGGTGTCGGGTCACGTCTGGGGAAAGTTGTTGTGGACTTTTGTAAAGAACGAGGGTTCTCAAAGGTTACGCTTCATACAAGCTCTACTCAGAAAGCTGCTATCTCCCTTTACTTGAAGATGGGCTTCAAACTTGTgcaaacccacacacagagtgaaTCTGCTTGGTGGATCATCAGGCTGATCAGAGTTAAGATTCTGGAAATGGAGAAAGTTCTTTAA